A region of Chitinophaga horti DNA encodes the following proteins:
- a CDS encoding eCIS core domain-containing protein has translation MHQAPEPAKTASRQQEESLRNGSPFFSFDAPQPPLFFQTKLTVNEPGDEFEREADDVADKVMRMENVQVQRKCAECEQEEEQVHRSAEGATSIPAGMEASLAASRGGGRGLEPETRSFMERKFGAGFGDVRIHADGMSAGMNRQLQARAFAIGTDIYFNNNEYQPQTQSGKHLLAHELTHVLQQRNGLKQVSCFRYNAGTTANPVNIEIDYSFLDTTYFGHYDRGCEALYTQLTTRPATPVQAAIAALTPGQQRWLLFALDILIDNPLPGFNVTRAANALIAFAPQALYQPLDGTLSTTFENEVLRSSGWFERAFTRGLTAPTATEVAALDVLFNGTSSGGSAGSSSCPATRIAALNEVRLRADTPGLLTNYLATQVAAVSGASVASQNTSDVLPIADLVHQEALSFFSPYMGRGSSRHFLDNWRYSSHLQASTAPGAIPPDVRRAYIDNRATMEADANGLLAATNFDPRCAADVTVWDDIINTLDADPAVQTSVNTILAWQTFTAHGPTAADVTINLQYRTSASGGECGARWRTVNTLCHELMHVYHHQRFYNINNGRQIITEGFPEILGDQLFEHIRASANRSTAYRQRFEGGMATGACIGVSIPAAQTGYRQAGQHAEDVRVMMGDDRFRAAFFLGQFGLVGLQPKLEQGGADNVHEREADAMADRVVSFPSKTLV, from the coding sequence ATGCACCAGGCCCCCGAACCGGCTAAAACCGCTTCCCGCCAGCAGGAGGAAAGTCTCCGTAACGGGTCGCCCTTCTTTTCGTTTGACGCGCCTCAGCCGCCTCTCTTCTTTCAGACCAAACTTACCGTAAACGAACCCGGTGATGAGTTTGAAAGAGAAGCGGATGACGTGGCCGACAAGGTCATGCGCATGGAAAACGTGCAGGTGCAAAGGAAGTGTGCCGAATGCGAGCAGGAGGAAGAACAGGTTCACCGTTCTGCAGAAGGTGCCACCTCCATTCCGGCCGGTATGGAGGCCTCCCTGGCAGCGTCCCGCGGCGGAGGCCGGGGCTTGGAGCCGGAAACGCGATCTTTCATGGAGCGTAAATTTGGTGCAGGTTTCGGCGATGTGCGGATACATGCTGATGGAATGTCTGCTGGAATGAACCGGCAGTTGCAGGCCAGGGCTTTCGCGATCGGCACCGATATCTATTTTAACAACAATGAATATCAGCCGCAAACGCAATCAGGAAAACACCTGCTGGCACATGAACTAACGCACGTACTGCAACAGCGTAATGGGCTGAAGCAGGTATCCTGTTTTCGTTATAACGCCGGCACCACTGCCAACCCGGTGAATATCGAGATCGACTACAGTTTTTTGGATACGACCTACTTCGGCCATTACGACCGGGGCTGCGAGGCGCTGTATACGCAGCTGACCACTCGTCCGGCTACGCCGGTACAGGCGGCTATTGCAGCACTAACGCCCGGTCAGCAAAGATGGTTGTTGTTTGCGCTGGATATACTGATCGATAATCCGTTGCCAGGCTTCAATGTGACCAGGGCCGCTAACGCCTTGATCGCCTTTGCGCCACAGGCATTGTACCAGCCGCTGGATGGTACGCTCAGCACCACCTTCGAGAACGAGGTGTTACGGAGCAGTGGATGGTTTGAACGTGCATTTACCCGCGGACTGACGGCGCCTACTGCTACGGAGGTAGCCGCGTTGGACGTATTGTTTAACGGAACCTCCAGCGGTGGCAGTGCGGGCAGTTCCAGTTGTCCGGCTACGCGTATTGCGGCGCTAAATGAAGTGCGTTTACGGGCTGATACGCCAGGCTTGCTCACTAATTACCTCGCTACCCAGGTGGCGGCGGTGAGCGGTGCATCGGTGGCTTCTCAGAACACCTCCGACGTGCTGCCTATCGCTGACCTGGTACACCAGGAAGCGTTATCCTTTTTTAGTCCGTATATGGGCCGTGGCAGCTCGCGGCACTTCCTCGATAACTGGCGATACTCAAGTCATCTGCAAGCCAGCACGGCTCCCGGAGCGATCCCGCCCGATGTGCGCAGAGCGTATATCGATAACCGTGCGACCATGGAAGCTGACGCGAATGGCCTGTTAGCTGCTACGAACTTCGATCCGCGATGCGCGGCAGACGTCACTGTGTGGGATGATATCATCAACACGCTGGATGCCGATCCGGCGGTGCAAACGAGTGTAAATACGATCCTGGCCTGGCAAACCTTTACCGCGCACGGACCAACGGCAGCTGATGTAACGATCAACCTGCAATATCGCACCAGCGCGAGTGGCGGCGAATGCGGCGCGCGATGGCGTACCGTTAATACGCTTTGCCATGAACTGATGCACGTGTATCATCACCAACGTTTTTACAACATCAATAACGGCCGGCAAATCATTACAGAAGGTTTCCCCGAAATACTCGGCGATCAGTTGTTCGAGCATATTCGCGCTTCCGCAAACAGGAGTACGGCGTATCGCCAACGCTTCGAAGGAGGAATGGCGACAGGTGCGTGCATAGGCGTAAGTATTCCCGCGGCGCAAACCGGATACAGGCAGGCGGGGCAGCATGCAGAGGATGTGCGTGTGATGATGGGCGACGATCGTTTCCGCGCGGCCTTTTTCCTGGGACAATTCGGACTGGTGGGCTTACAGCCCAAGCTGGAACAGGGCGGGGCAGATAACGTTCATGAGCGTGAGGCAGATGCGATGGCAGACAGGGTAGTAAGTTTTCCTTCAAAAACACTTGTATGA
- a CDS encoding eCIS core domain-containing protein: MKYKKRQPDLHQSPKNEPPFFPSTVQRAAENTGAPLPDHVQQFFAPRFGQDFGHVRVHTDEQAANAFGAKAFTQGSHIVFNQGQYNPDSREGQRLLAHELTHVTQQQSGRTQGVQREPLGGSDQDKAAALWTSYQNSIEIDSFEFGTAALTPEHIERLKEYKQRITGLLLHYPDSFLTLWGHTDAVDTEAKNEALGLARAEAVKQELTSGESALPDAMISTRTVGEREPAVKSSGREPRNRRVQLLLSARRFITPPKLDWTPQPPLKGDYKLPDFHNPFWPKVPTEDVTPDYYQKIPDLRLPRKTPIEAWAEDDPLLKTLLTPGLKKELIDAIKDGDEIIAEKILDALPIEDKLKSALKATAKGLLQWAKGKRWTPPEPPLHPMPPSGAPPYQPAPGETIIPGPSLKFDENKIIDWFRKL; the protein is encoded by the coding sequence ATGAAATATAAAAAACGCCAGCCGGACCTACATCAGTCACCGAAGAACGAACCGCCATTCTTTCCATCCACGGTGCAGCGTGCGGCCGAAAACACAGGCGCACCGTTACCCGACCACGTGCAGCAGTTCTTCGCGCCCCGTTTCGGACAAGACTTTGGTCATGTACGGGTGCATACGGACGAACAGGCGGCCAATGCGTTCGGTGCTAAAGCATTCACACAAGGCTCGCATATTGTTTTCAATCAAGGGCAATATAATCCTGACTCCCGCGAGGGGCAACGCCTGCTCGCCCATGAACTTACGCATGTAACGCAACAGCAAAGCGGCCGCACGCAAGGCGTACAGCGCGAACCGCTTGGCGGCAGCGACCAGGATAAAGCTGCTGCGTTATGGACATCCTATCAAAACTCGATAGAAATCGACAGCTTTGAATTTGGAACGGCTGCGCTCACGCCGGAACACATCGAACGTTTGAAAGAATATAAACAACGTATTACCGGGCTGCTGTTGCATTATCCTGATTCGTTCCTCACGCTCTGGGGCCATACCGATGCCGTGGATACAGAAGCGAAGAACGAAGCCCTCGGCCTCGCCCGTGCAGAAGCCGTAAAGCAGGAACTCACCAGTGGCGAAAGTGCGCTGCCGGACGCGATGATCAGCACCCGCACTGTTGGCGAAAGAGAGCCTGCCGTAAAATCATCCGGCCGCGAACCACGTAACCGGCGCGTACAACTGCTGCTATCCGCCCGAAGGTTCATTACGCCGCCCAAGCTCGACTGGACGCCGCAACCGCCGTTAAAAGGTGACTACAAACTGCCCGACTTTCACAATCCTTTCTGGCCTAAAGTACCCACGGAAGACGTGACGCCGGACTATTACCAAAAGATCCCGGACCTGCGGTTACCGCGTAAAACGCCGATTGAAGCCTGGGCGGAAGATGATCCCCTGCTGAAAACGCTGCTTACGCCAGGATTGAAGAAAGAACTGATCGACGCGATCAAGGATGGGGACGAGATCATCGCAGAAAAAATACTCGATGCCCTGCCGATAGAAGATAAACTCAAAAGTGCCCTGAAGGCGACTGCCAAAGGGCTGCTGCAATGGGCTAAAGGCAAACGCTGGACGCCGCCGGAGCCGCCGCTGCACCCGATGCCACCTTCCGGCGCACCGCCATATCAACCCGCACCGGGCGAAACCATCATTCCCGGACCTTCATTGAAATTTGATGAAAATAAGATCATAGATTGGTTCCGGAAATTGTAA
- a CDS encoding ATP-binding protein gives MNELMQAINQLAIFIQARLAAHFSHKEVDTQGYVNDIAENTSALPAFAPFSPTEQVILLLALMPHLQPGFFESIIQQYLPQGGDFPEFGGAKGNNHRGMLPTGETAVFLLAGRNIFTRQQLHAIFADEGVLYQEGVLTLGGVKDGEPAMSGRLVLSPEWLHQVLVGKELQPRFSPEFPARRLRTKMNWEDAVLHPITREQIGDIRTWLQYQHEFRNDANLSRKVKPGYRALFYGPSGTGKTLTATLLGKQFGQEVYRIDLSQVVSKYIGETEKNLEKVFTRAENKNWILFFDEADALFGKRTNVQSAHDRFANQEVSYLLQRVEEFPGLMILASNFKNNLDEAFLRRFHAIIHFPVPNEEERRQLWEKSLPASLKLSPGVDVKQLSARFDLTGAAILNVMQYATLRAFARGDGQLQLQDVLEGVRKELAKEEKSL, from the coding sequence ATGAATGAATTAATGCAGGCCATCAACCAGTTGGCCATCTTTATACAAGCCAGGTTGGCCGCTCACTTCTCTCATAAAGAAGTAGATACACAGGGTTACGTGAACGACATCGCCGAAAATACATCGGCCCTGCCAGCCTTTGCGCCTTTTTCTCCCACCGAACAGGTGATCCTGCTACTCGCGCTCATGCCGCATCTGCAACCAGGATTTTTCGAATCGATTATACAACAGTACCTGCCGCAGGGCGGTGATTTCCCGGAGTTCGGCGGCGCGAAAGGGAATAATCACCGCGGCATGTTGCCCACCGGCGAAACGGCGGTGTTCCTCCTGGCCGGAAGAAACATCTTTACGCGTCAACAACTACACGCCATTTTTGCGGATGAGGGAGTGCTTTACCAGGAAGGTGTGTTGACACTGGGTGGTGTGAAAGACGGGGAGCCTGCAATGAGCGGCCGGCTGGTGTTGTCTCCTGAATGGTTGCACCAGGTACTTGTAGGCAAGGAGCTGCAGCCACGCTTCAGTCCCGAGTTTCCCGCCCGCAGGCTGCGCACGAAAATGAATTGGGAAGATGCGGTGTTGCACCCGATTACCCGCGAACAGATCGGCGACATCCGCACCTGGCTGCAGTATCAGCATGAATTTAGAAACGATGCCAACCTGTCCCGCAAGGTAAAGCCGGGCTACAGGGCGTTGTTCTATGGCCCGTCCGGCACCGGCAAAACGCTTACGGCCACGTTGCTCGGCAAACAATTCGGCCAGGAAGTGTATCGCATCGACCTGTCGCAGGTAGTGTCCAAATACATTGGTGAAACCGAGAAGAACCTGGAGAAGGTGTTTACCCGCGCGGAGAATAAAAACTGGATACTGTTCTTCGACGAGGCCGACGCGCTGTTCGGCAAACGCACGAACGTGCAGAGCGCCCACGACCGTTTCGCGAACCAGGAAGTATCGTACCTCCTGCAACGGGTGGAAGAGTTCCCCGGCCTGATGATCCTGGCATCCAACTTCAAAAATAACCTGGACGAGGCCTTCCTGCGCCGCTTCCATGCGATCATTCACTTTCCTGTGCCTAATGAAGAAGAGCGCAGGCAGCTGTGGGAGAAATCATTGCCCGCCAGCCTTAAGTTGTCGCCCGGGGTGGATGTTAAGCAATTGTCAGCCCGCTTCGACCTCACCGGGGCGGCTATCCTGAATGTGATGCAATACGCCACCCTGCGCGCTTTTGCCCGGGGAGACGGCCAATTACAACTGCAGGACGTGCTGGAAGGCGTGCGTAAAGAACTGGCGAAGGAGGAGAAATCGCTTTAA
- a CDS encoding M1 family metallopeptidase — protein MRKFLVSGLLALSALSAAAQSDRWQQRVKYKMDIDVDAAANRFTGKQSLQYFNNSPDTLHKVFYHLYWNAFQPNSSMDVRSRELGKVLLGKDKNGNNRYDWDGRVLDRISKLNPDEVGYQKIRSLKMNGRQQNFRTQETILVVELDQPILPKSSVTFDMEFDAQVPVQIRRSGRHNKEGVDFSMAQWYPKMCEYDYEGWHPTPYIAREFYGVWGDYEVNITIDKAYTIGGTGYLQNPAQIGHGYEAPGTKVIPPAGKKLTWRFVAPNVHDFVWAADPNYKHITKKIDDFTAHFFFIETDTTRKTWPLLPDLMTKAYAYAKAHYGPYPYKQYSFIQGGDGGMEYPMATLILGTGKLDGLYGVSVHEWMHSWYQGMLATNESLYPWMDEGFTTFGEDNIIQSTLDSNANKWAHEGSYANYFGLIRSGREEPMSTHADHFNTNNGYSVSSYSKGAVFLEQLGYIIGAANRDKGLLRYYWEWRFKHPNLNDFVRVMEKTSGIQLDWYKMYFVNTTKHIDYALDSMYEKNGNAVVRLRRKGLMPMPVDFVVETKDGRKVNHYIPLDLMFGTKPNEDATIQRIEHDAWQWVAPTYEISLNVPFNQLRSVEIDPSQRMADIDRSNNKAVD, from the coding sequence ATGAGAAAATTTTTGGTTTCGGGCCTGCTGGCGCTGTCGGCATTATCCGCTGCAGCACAGTCAGACAGGTGGCAGCAGCGTGTGAAGTATAAGATGGATATTGATGTGGATGCGGCGGCCAACCGTTTTACAGGTAAACAAAGCCTGCAATATTTCAACAACTCTCCGGATACGCTTCATAAAGTATTTTATCACCTTTACTGGAACGCGTTTCAGCCCAACAGCTCTATGGACGTGCGCAGCCGCGAGCTGGGCAAAGTGCTGCTCGGCAAAGATAAGAACGGCAATAACCGCTACGACTGGGACGGCCGCGTACTCGACCGCATCTCTAAATTAAATCCCGACGAAGTCGGTTACCAAAAGATACGCTCCCTCAAAATGAACGGCCGCCAGCAAAACTTCCGCACCCAGGAAACCATCCTGGTAGTGGAGCTGGACCAACCCATTCTGCCGAAAAGCAGCGTAACCTTCGATATGGAGTTCGACGCCCAGGTGCCCGTACAGATCCGTCGCAGTGGCCGTCATAACAAAGAAGGGGTTGACTTTTCCATGGCGCAGTGGTATCCTAAAATGTGTGAATATGATTATGAGGGCTGGCACCCTACGCCGTACATCGCCCGCGAGTTTTATGGGGTATGGGGCGACTATGAAGTGAACATCACCATCGATAAAGCCTATACGATAGGTGGTACCGGTTACCTGCAAAATCCTGCGCAAATCGGTCATGGATATGAAGCGCCGGGCACCAAAGTGATACCGCCCGCCGGTAAAAAACTCACCTGGCGTTTTGTGGCACCCAACGTGCACGATTTCGTGTGGGCCGCCGATCCAAATTACAAACACATCACTAAAAAGATCGACGATTTTACTGCGCATTTCTTCTTTATCGAAACCGATACCACCCGCAAAACCTGGCCACTGCTGCCAGACCTGATGACCAAAGCTTACGCTTATGCCAAAGCGCATTACGGTCCTTATCCATACAAGCAGTATTCCTTCATCCAGGGTGGCGACGGCGGTATGGAATATCCAATGGCCACACTGATACTCGGCACCGGCAAACTCGATGGCCTGTATGGCGTATCGGTACATGAATGGATGCACAGCTGGTACCAGGGCATGCTGGCCACTAACGAAAGCCTGTATCCGTGGATGGATGAAGGTTTTACCACATTCGGGGAAGATAATATCATACAATCCACATTGGATTCCAACGCCAATAAATGGGCACACGAAGGGTCTTACGCTAACTACTTCGGCCTGATCAGGAGTGGTCGCGAGGAGCCGATGAGCACACATGCGGACCATTTCAATACCAACAATGGTTACAGTGTGTCGTCTTATTCAAAAGGAGCCGTATTTCTCGAGCAGCTCGGCTACATCATTGGCGCCGCCAATCGCGATAAAGGCCTGCTGCGTTACTACTGGGAGTGGCGCTTCAAGCATCCTAACCTGAACGACTTTGTACGGGTAATGGAGAAAACGAGCGGCATTCAACTGGACTGGTATAAGATGTATTTCGTCAACACCACCAAACACATCGATTACGCGCTTGACAGCATGTACGAAAAGAACGGCAACGCTGTAGTCCGCCTCCGCCGCAAAGGCCTGATGCCGATGCCTGTTGATTTTGTAGTAGAAACAAAAGACGGCCGAAAAGTAAACCACTATATCCCCCTCGACCTGATGTTCGGCACAAAACCCAACGAAGACGCCACTATACAACGCATCGAACACGACGCCTGGCAGTGGGTAGCGCCTACGTATGAGATAAGCCTGAACGTGCCCTTCAACCAGCTGCGCAGCGTGGAGATTGATCCCAGCCAGCGGATGGCGGATATAGACAGGAGTAATAATAAGGCGGTGGACTAA
- a CDS encoding DinB family protein gives MNRNEIATLLNTNFNAFAHFIDSLSNHRFAVSPEGKWSAGQQLDHLLRSTKPVNKALSLPKLALRWYGKPKTPSRGYEALVNDYRQQLSKGFAATREYIPGIIELSHREPLLKQFYQQKERLIQQIESWTEEELDNYVLPHPLLGKITIREVLYFTAYHTAHHLHDLQTREQLRKNPWNSALEEMIF, from the coding sequence ATGAACAGGAATGAAATTGCTACGCTTCTCAATACAAACTTTAACGCATTTGCGCATTTTATAGACTCACTGTCCAATCACCGCTTCGCCGTTTCGCCGGAAGGCAAATGGTCGGCCGGGCAGCAACTGGACCACTTACTTCGCAGCACCAAACCAGTGAACAAGGCCTTAAGCCTGCCCAAACTGGCACTTCGCTGGTACGGCAAACCTAAAACGCCCTCCCGTGGTTACGAAGCTTTGGTGAACGACTATCGCCAGCAGTTATCCAAAGGTTTCGCCGCCACCCGGGAATATATACCGGGCATTATAGAACTATCGCACCGCGAACCTTTGCTGAAACAGTTTTATCAACAAAAGGAACGCCTCATCCAACAGATAGAAAGCTGGACGGAAGAAGAGCTGGACAATTACGTACTACCGCATCCGTTACTTGGCAAGATTACGATAAGGGAGGTATTGTACTTTACCGCGTATCACACCGCCCACCACCTGCACGACCTGCAAACGCGGGAGCAGCTTCGAAAGAATCCCTGGAACAGTGCTTTGGAGGAAATGATATTTTAA
- a CDS encoding RNA polymerase sigma factor — protein sequence MAAEQNERIKETVQKERKRLLHFIRKRVNNADDAEDILQDVFYQFTQYLRVGTEVDSITGWLFAVTRNRITDWFRKKREDNFSDYQVAREDGQDTLYLSDILPDKAATADAPLLRKVAMEAVTEALDELPEEQRYVFLQHEVEGKSFKEISEATGVSVNTLLSRKRYAILHLRERLAAVYTEFLNA from the coding sequence ATGGCAGCCGAACAAAACGAGCGAATAAAGGAAACGGTGCAAAAGGAACGGAAACGTTTGCTGCATTTTATCCGGAAGCGGGTAAATAATGCCGACGATGCCGAAGATATTTTGCAAGATGTTTTCTACCAGTTTACCCAATATTTAAGAGTGGGTACAGAGGTGGATTCGATCACCGGCTGGCTGTTTGCCGTTACCCGTAACCGGATCACGGACTGGTTCCGGAAGAAGCGGGAGGATAACTTCTCCGACTACCAGGTTGCACGCGAAGACGGGCAAGACACGCTATACCTTTCCGATATTTTGCCCGACAAGGCCGCCACTGCCGATGCGCCCCTGCTGCGAAAAGTAGCCATGGAGGCCGTTACCGAGGCTTTGGACGAACTGCCGGAAGAACAACGCTACGTGTTTCTGCAACACGAAGTGGAAGGCAAATCCTTTAAAGAAATTTCCGAAGCAACGGGTGTATCCGTGAACACCTTACTGTCGAGGAAGCGGTATGCGATCTTACACCTGCGCGAACGACTGGCAGCTGTTTACACAGAGTTTTTAAATGCTTAA
- the rsmG gene encoding 16S rRNA (guanine(527)-N(7))-methyltransferase RsmG, whose product MDIVLKYFGDFSPVQLEQLKALDAVYREWNEKINVISRKDIDALYEKHVLHSLSIAAVANFPTGMKVLDLGTGGGFPGIPLAIFFPDVHFHLADSIGKKIKVVEAVVEALQLKNVTFQHTRAEEIKNRKFDVVVSRAVAPLADLMRWSKPVLKKAPQDNDGVPSGLICLKGGDLAQEISESGYRPKKVDIYRLFPEESFKDKYILSVK is encoded by the coding sequence ATGGATATCGTCCTTAAATATTTCGGAGATTTTTCGCCCGTTCAGCTCGAACAGCTGAAGGCCCTGGATGCGGTTTACCGCGAATGGAATGAAAAGATAAACGTGATTTCCCGCAAGGATATCGACGCCTTGTATGAGAAACATGTGCTACATTCCCTGAGCATTGCGGCCGTGGCCAACTTCCCTACCGGCATGAAAGTGCTGGACCTGGGTACGGGCGGCGGTTTCCCGGGTATTCCCCTCGCTATTTTCTTTCCCGACGTACATTTTCACCTGGCAGACTCCATCGGCAAAAAGATTAAGGTGGTGGAAGCTGTGGTGGAAGCCCTGCAACTGAAAAACGTTACCTTCCAGCACACCCGTGCAGAAGAAATCAAGAACCGCAAGTTCGACGTCGTAGTGTCCCGCGCGGTGGCGCCTTTAGCCGATTTGATGCGTTGGAGCAAACCAGTGCTGAAAAAGGCCCCGCAGGATAACGACGGTGTACCCTCCGGCCTCATCTGCCTCAAAGGTGGCGACCTGGCCCAGGAAATTTCCGAAAGCGGTTACCGGCCCAAAAAAGTAGACATCTACCGACTTTTCCCCGAAGAATCTTTCAAGGATAAATACATCCTTAGCGTTAAATAG